The sequence AAACGGCAATCTCATTACTCGCCAGTATGGCTCCTGGGTGTTTTTAGGCGAGCTCGTCACCACCCTTGAACTGGCCCCTGACCCGCCCCACACGGCCCACTGCGGCACCTGTACCCGCTGCCTGGAGGCTTGCCCTACCGGAGCTATTACCCAGCCCTACGTGGTCGATGCCAACCGCTGTATTGCCTACCACACCATTGAAAATCGGGCCGATATGCTACCTCCAGCGGTGGTGCCTCAGCTGCAAAACTGGGTAGCGGGCTGTGATATTTGTCAGGATGTCTGTCCTTGGAACCAGCGCTTTGCCCAACCGACGACTTTGGAAGAATTTGAACCTTACCCCCAAAATTTGGCCCCAAAATTGGCCGACTTAGCTACCCTGACAGAAGATGAATGGGATAATCGATTTCGGGCTTCGGCTCTGCGGCGGATAAAACCGTCCATGTGGCGGCGTAACGCCCAGGCTGTCCAGCAAAACCACCCTGACTGGCCTTAGCCTGCCCGCAACCAACGTACACGCGCTTATATCGTTCTGATTCATATCTTTACTACTACCCAACTTTAAACCTGCTGCTGTGCTAAAACGTCT is a genomic window of Nodosilinea sp. E11 containing:
- the queG gene encoding tRNA epoxyqueuosine(34) reductase QueG, which produces MATLGAQPTRQAVIAQAQALGFHLVGIAAVAAVPTAAEGAAVGHLQTWLKQGYQADMGWMDNPRRQDIRQVLPGARSLICVALNYYTPHAHSSDPSDGKISRYAWGRDYHRVLHKRLKALADWLTTAGDAAIQVRYYADTGPLQDKAWAQQAGLGWVAKNGNLITRQYGSWVFLGELVTTLELAPDPPHTAHCGTCTRCLEACPTGAITQPYVVDANRCIAYHTIENRADMLPPAVVPQLQNWVAGCDICQDVCPWNQRFAQPTTLEEFEPYPQNLAPKLADLATLTEDEWDNRFRASALRRIKPSMWRRNAQAVQQNHPDWP